One Vigna unguiculata cultivar IT97K-499-35 chromosome 7, ASM411807v1, whole genome shotgun sequence genomic region harbors:
- the LOC114192158 gene encoding beta-conglycinin beta subunit 1-like, whose translation MLRARVSLLLGVLFLASLSVSFGIVHREHQECQEESESRGQSNPFYFNSDRWFHTLFRNQYGHLRVLQRFDQRSKQIQNLENYRVVEFKSKPNTLLLPHHADADFLLVVLNGRAILTLVNPDGRDSYILEQGHAQKIPAGTTFFLVNPDDNENLRIVKLAIPVNNPHRFQDFFLSSTEAQQSYLQGFSKNILEASFDSDYKEINRVLFGEEEQQQQDEESQQEGVIVQLKREQIRELMKHAKSTSKKSLSSQNEPFNLRSQKPIYSNKFGRLHEITPEKNPQLRDLDVFLTSVDMKEGGLLMPNYNSKAIVILVVNKGEANIELVGQREQQQQQQEESWEVQRYRAEVSEDDVFVIPASYPVAITATSNLNFIAFGINAENNQRNFLAGEEDNVMSEIPTEVLDVTFPASGEKVEKLINKQSDSHFTDAQPEQQQKEGRKSE comes from the exons ATGCTGAGAGCAAGGGTTTCGCTGTTGCTGGGAGTTCTTTTCCTGGCATCACTTTCTGTCTCCTTCGGCATTGTACACCGGGAGCACCAAGAGTGCCAAGAAGAGTCGGAATCAAGAGGACAAAGTAACCCCTTCTACTTCAACTCTGACAGGTGGTTCCACACTCTATTCAGAAACCAATATGGTCACCTTCGTGTCCTCCAGAGGTTCGACCAACGCTCCAAACAAATTCAGAATCTTGAAAACTACCGTGTTGTAGAGTTCAAGTCCAAACCCAACACCCTCCTTCTTCCTCACCATGCTGATGCCGATTTCCTCCTAGTTGTCCTTAATG GGAGAGCCATACTCACCTTGGTGAACCCTGACGGCAGAGACTCCTACATTCTTGAGCAAGGCCATGCTCAGAAGATCCCTGCAGGAACCACTTTCTTTTTGGTTAACCCTGACGACAACGAGAATCTCAGAATAGTCAAACTCGCCATACCCGTTAACAATCCTCACAGATTTCAA GACTTTTTCCTATCTAGCACAGAAGCCCAACAATCCTACTTGCAAGGATTCAGCAAGAATATTCTAGAGGCCTCCTTCGAT AGTGACTACAAGGAGATAAACAGGGTTCTGTTTGGAGAGGAGGAACAGCAACAGCAAGACGAGGAGAGTCAGCAAGAAGGAGTGATTGTGCAACTTAAAAGGGAACAGATTCGGGAACTGATGAAGCATGCTAAATCTACTTCAAAGAAATCCCTTTCCTCCCAAAATGAACCATTCAACCTGAGAAGCCAAAAACCTATCTATTCCAATAAGTTTGGAAGGTTGCATGAGATCACCCCGGAGAAAAACCCCCAGCTTCGAGACTTGGATGTGTTCCTCACTTCTGTGGATATGAAAGAG GGAGGTCTTCTTATGCCCAACTACAATTCAAAGGCCATAGTGATACTAGTTGTTAATAAAGGAGAAGCAAATATTGAACTTGTTGGGCAAAGAGAacagcaacagcagcagcaagAGGAAAGCTGGGAAGTGCAGAGGTATAGAGCTGAGGTGTCTGAAGACGATGTATTTGTTATCCCAGCATCTTATCCAGTTGCCATCACCGCAACCTCCAATCTAAATTTCATTGCTTTCGGTATCAATGCTGAGAACAACCAGAGGAACTTCCTTGCAG GTGAGGAAGACAATGTGATGAGCGAGATACCTACAGAGGTGTTGGATGTTACCTTCCCTGCATCTGGTGAGAAGGTTGAGAAGTTGATAAACAAGCAGAGTGATTCCCACTTTACTGATGCACAGCCTGAGCAACAACAGAAAGAGGGAAGAAAGAGTGAATAA